One genomic region from Equus asinus isolate D_3611 breed Donkey chromosome 8, EquAss-T2T_v2, whole genome shotgun sequence encodes:
- the LOC123288365 gene encoding glutathione S-transferase A1-like gives MAAKPMLHYFNGRGRMEPIRWLLAAAGVEFEETFIDTPEDFEKLKNDGSLMFQQVPMVEIDGMKLVQSRAILNYIAAKHNLYGGDTKERALIDMYIEGVADLNEMILLLPITPPAEKDAKITLIKDRTTNRYLPAFEKVLKSHGQDYLVGNRLSRADIHLVELLYLVEELDASLLTNFPLLKALKARISNLPTVKKFLQPGGARKPPGDEKSVEKSRKIFKF, from the exons ATGGCAGCGAAGCCCATGCTTCACTACTTCAATGGACGAGGCCGGATGGAGCCGATCCGGTGGCTCCTGGCTGCCGCTGGAGTCGAG TTTGAAGAGACATTTATAGACACTCCAGAAGACTTTGAAAAGCTAAAAAATG ATGGGAGTTTGATGTTCCAGCAGGTGCCAATGGTGGAAATTGATGGGATGAAGCTGGTGCAGAGCAGAGCCATTCTCAACTACATCGCCGCCAAACACAACCTCTATGGGGGAGACACCAAGGAGAGAGCCCT gattgaTATGTACATAGAAGGTGTGGCAGATTTGAATGAAATGATCCTGCTTTTACCCATAACCCCACCTGCTGAAAAAGATGCTAAGATTACGCTCATCAAAGACAGAACAACAAATCGTTATTTGCCTGCGTTTGAAAAA GTGTTAAAGAGCCACGGACAAGACTACCTGGTTGGCAACAGGCTGAGCAGGGCTGACATCCACCTGGTGGAACTTCTCTACCTTGTTGAAGAGCTTGACGCCAGCCTTCTGACCAACTTCCCTCTGCTGAAG GCCCTGAAAGCCAGAATCAGCAACCTGCCCACCGTGAAGAAGTTTCTGCAGCCTGGTGGGGCGAGGAAGCCTCCAGGGGATGAGAAATCTGTAGAAAAGTCAAGGAAGATTTTCAAGTTTTGA